A section of the Streptomyces sp. V3I8 genome encodes:
- a CDS encoding LacI family DNA-binding transcriptional regulator — MVTLAEVAQHAGVSASTVSYVLSGKRSISAGTRRRVEESIQELGYHPNAGARALASNRSNIIALMIPLRTDMYVPVMMEIAIAVTTSARAHGYDVLLLTGEEGPDAVRRITGSGLADAMILMDVELDDERLPLLRGTGQPSVLIGLPADTGGLTCVDLDFGATGALCVEHLAKFGHRDIAVIGEAPAVYERHTGFAERTLDGLRSRARELGLRVLHRPCEGGFDAMSLTLARVFDERPGTTGFVVQNESAVEPLLALLRRQGRAVPEDVSVVAICPDQVAVQASVRLTSVAIPAQEMGRNAVEHLVAKLAGRGEDQVVLLAPELTVRASTGPAPAPAPAAP; from the coding sequence ATGGTCACCCTCGCCGAGGTCGCCCAGCATGCCGGAGTCTCGGCGAGCACGGTGAGCTATGTCCTCAGCGGCAAGCGGTCCATCTCCGCGGGCACCCGCCGGCGGGTCGAGGAGAGCATCCAGGAGCTCGGTTACCACCCCAACGCGGGCGCCCGCGCGCTGGCAAGCAACCGGTCCAACATCATCGCGCTGATGATCCCGCTCCGCACGGACATGTACGTACCCGTGATGATGGAGATCGCCATCGCGGTGACGACCTCGGCGCGCGCCCACGGGTACGACGTGCTGCTGCTCACCGGTGAGGAGGGGCCCGACGCGGTGCGCCGGATCACCGGGAGCGGGCTCGCCGACGCGATGATCCTGATGGACGTCGAACTCGACGACGAGCGGCTGCCGCTGCTGCGGGGCACCGGGCAGCCGTCCGTCCTGATCGGGCTGCCCGCCGACACCGGCGGACTGACCTGCGTGGACCTCGACTTCGGTGCGACGGGCGCGCTGTGCGTCGAACATCTCGCGAAGTTCGGCCATCGTGACATCGCTGTCATCGGTGAGGCGCCCGCGGTGTATGAGCGGCACACGGGGTTCGCCGAGCGCACGCTCGACGGACTGCGCTCCCGTGCGCGGGAACTCGGCCTGCGGGTGCTGCACCGCCCCTGCGAGGGCGGCTTCGACGCCATGTCCCTGACCCTGGCCCGGGTCTTCGACGAGCGCCCCGGCACCACGGGCTTCGTCGTGCAGAACGAGTCCGCCGTCGAGCCGCTGCTCGCGCTGCTGCGCCGGCAGGGGCGGGCCGTGCCGGAGGACGTGTCGGTGGTCGCGATCTGCCCGGACCAGGTCGCCGTACAGGCCTCGGTGCGGCTGACCTCGGTCGCCATCCCCGCCCAGGAGATGGGCCGCAACGCGGTGGAGCACCTGGTGGCCAAGCTGGCGGGGCGCGGCGAGGACCAGGTCGTGCTCCTCGCACCCGAGTTGACGGTCCGGGCGAGCACGGGCCCGGCCCCCGCCCCGGCCCCGGCCGCTCCCTGA
- a CDS encoding glycoside hydrolase N-terminal domain-containing protein — protein sequence MSIGASAGAGAGASASAGAGADAGGGGGGGAPPPSPHGTWEPRLAGRWEDAFLSGNGRHGALVFGDPDDDRVIVTHHTLVRPNGGEHARPPELAAALSALQDRLLAGELTAAEDFTDGRPLQWVQPFHPAFQVRLRRPDAQAGERECRRSVDFTTGVAESSCAGWRSRVFVSRADDVIVQYVTSPGPVLDITLDHRLPGAPDGLRVGEGTVLTPEGAVLTLGARYPGSDRAFTGVTLAVVTGGRTALIPPGMRVTDAGSVLLLTRVERHTGETDTMARARALRALLPAGEDAYAALLRRHLRLHRAAYGRASLTLDADDGERALPGSELLARPGSPALLERLFAAGRYHLLSASGTLPPRLTGLWTGDWDTAWSGAFTTDANLNLQTASAVAGALPEVVEAHAALVHGQLPHWRDNARAVFGARGAVAPPHTDGESGHTYHFSREYPLHLWTAGADWLLKPLVDHDEARGGHDPRLAAALAEVALFYEDFLTRTDEHGRLVVVPSYSPENRPANPDASWGAVNAAMDLSAARHALLTAAAYHPGPDADRWRALAGRLPPHRVNGDGALAEWAWPGLDDTYDHRHLSHLYGVWPLDEINPYDTPELAAAAHRALELRGAGNDSAHGHLHHALVAARLRDAGRVAHALGQVLAGDFFHASLMSAHYPSRDVYNADAAHTLPALVIEALIQSTPGRLILLPALPATLPAGELRGVRTRFGAEVDLAWGPRGARAVVRPTRTHRIDLRTPSGARQLDLRAGEDRVLTLGPRQTHRSSIPHLPPPMEGTPWHHARRTRG from the coding sequence ATGAGCATCGGTGCCAGTGCCGGTGCCGGTGCCGGTGCCAGTGCCAGTGCCGGTGCCGGTGCCGACGCAGGTGGCGGTGGCGGTGGCGGCGCCCCGCCCCCCTCGCCGCACGGCACCTGGGAGCCGCGCCTGGCCGGCCGGTGGGAGGACGCCTTCCTGAGCGGCAACGGCCGGCACGGCGCCCTGGTGTTCGGTGATCCGGACGACGACCGGGTGATCGTCACCCACCACACCCTCGTCCGGCCCAACGGCGGCGAGCACGCCCGGCCCCCGGAGCTGGCGGCCGCCCTGTCCGCCCTCCAGGACCGGCTGCTCGCGGGCGAGCTCACGGCGGCCGAGGACTTCACGGACGGGCGCCCGCTCCAGTGGGTCCAGCCCTTCCACCCCGCCTTCCAGGTACGGCTGCGGCGGCCGGACGCGCAAGCCGGGGAGCGCGAGTGCCGCCGCTCGGTCGACTTCACCACGGGCGTGGCCGAATCGTCCTGTGCGGGCTGGCGCAGCCGGGTCTTCGTCTCCCGCGCCGACGACGTGATCGTCCAGTACGTGACCTCACCGGGGCCCGTCCTGGACATCACGCTGGACCACCGCCTGCCCGGCGCCCCCGACGGGCTGCGGGTCGGCGAGGGGACGGTCCTCACCCCGGAGGGCGCCGTGCTCACCCTCGGCGCCCGCTACCCCGGCAGCGACCGTGCCTTCACCGGGGTGACGCTGGCCGTGGTCACCGGCGGCCGTACGGCACTGATCCCGCCCGGCATGCGCGTGACGGACGCCGGGTCGGTCCTGCTGCTCACCCGCGTGGAGCGGCACACCGGGGAAACCGACACGATGGCGCGGGCGCGGGCCCTGCGCGCACTGCTGCCGGCCGGCGAGGACGCGTACGCAGCCCTCCTACGGCGCCACCTGCGCCTGCACCGCGCCGCCTACGGCCGCGCCTCGCTCACCCTCGACGCCGACGACGGCGAACGCGCGCTCCCCGGCTCGGAACTGCTCGCGCGCCCCGGGAGCCCGGCCCTCCTGGAACGGCTCTTCGCGGCCGGCCGCTACCACCTGCTGTCCGCCAGCGGGACGCTGCCGCCGCGGCTCACCGGGCTGTGGACCGGCGACTGGGACACGGCGTGGTCCGGCGCCTTCACCACGGACGCCAACCTGAACCTGCAGACCGCCTCGGCCGTCGCGGGCGCCCTGCCCGAGGTCGTGGAGGCCCACGCCGCGCTGGTCCACGGCCAGCTGCCGCACTGGCGGGACAACGCCCGTGCCGTCTTCGGCGCCCGGGGCGCCGTCGCCCCGCCCCACACGGACGGCGAGTCGGGGCACACCTACCACTTCAGCCGTGAGTACCCGCTGCACCTGTGGACCGCGGGCGCCGACTGGCTGCTCAAGCCCCTCGTCGACCACGACGAGGCCCGCGGCGGGCACGACCCCCGGCTGGCCGCCGCCCTGGCCGAGGTCGCGCTGTTCTACGAGGACTTTCTCACCCGCACCGACGAGCACGGCCGGCTCGTCGTCGTCCCCTCCTACTCGCCCGAGAACCGCCCGGCGAACCCGGACGCGAGCTGGGGCGCGGTCAACGCCGCCATGGACCTCTCCGCGGCCCGGCACGCCCTGCTCACGGCCGCCGCGTATCACCCGGGCCCCGACGCCGACCGCTGGCGGGCCCTAGCCGGGCGGCTGCCCCCGCACCGCGTCAACGGCGACGGCGCGCTCGCGGAATGGGCGTGGCCCGGCCTCGACGACACCTACGACCACCGGCACCTCAGCCACCTGTACGGCGTCTGGCCCCTGGACGAGATCAACCCGTACGACACCCCCGAACTCGCGGCGGCCGCGCACCGCGCGCTCGAACTGCGGGGCGCCGGGAACGACTCCGCGCACGGCCATCTCCACCACGCCCTCGTCGCGGCCCGGCTGCGGGACGCCGGGCGGGTCGCCCACGCGCTCGGCCAGGTGCTGGCGGGCGACTTCTTCCACGCCTCCCTGATGAGCGCGCACTACCCCAGCCGCGACGTCTACAACGCGGACGCCGCCCACACCCTGCCCGCCCTGGTCATCGAGGCACTGATCCAGTCGACCCCCGGCCGGCTGATCCTCCTCCCCGCGCTGCCCGCCACCCTCCCGGCCGGTGAACTCCGGGGCGTACGGACGCGGTTCGGCGCCGAGGTCGACCTCGCCTGGGGCCCCCGGGGGGCCCGGGCGGTGGTCCGGCCCACCCGCACGCACCGCATCGACCTCAGAACCCCCTCCGGAGCGCGACAGCTCGACCTGCGCGCCGGGGAGGACCGCGTCCTCACCCTGGGGCCGCGGCAGACGCACCGCAGTTCCATCCCCCACCTCCCCCCACCCATGGAAGGGACACCATGGCACCACGCACGCCGCACACGAGGATGA
- a CDS encoding glycoside hydrolase family 31 protein has translation MNQPAENRPGQPAQPGPGSASLAQSSPTVGTFRERDGALEWSGRQETVRIEPWGPDAVRVRARLGGPVLEGLPAAVLDEPPAAVATVKTEGGRGLLTVGALTVEVDAEGLLRFVRTGDGAELLAEERAHFWWPGPRLYTPVGNGHHRLEQRFAAYDGEKLYGLGQHQHGLLDQKGAVLDLVQRNAEVTIPVLTSNRGYTLLWNSPAIGRVELAGNGTRWVADSARQIDYWITAGDPADAQRRYSAVTGRTPMLPEWAAGFWQCKLRYRTQDELLGVAREYKRRGLPVDVIVCDFFHWTHLGDWKFDPAEWPDPAAMQRELAELGIKLVVSVWPSVSPLSENHQLMEQQGWFIGTQYGPMAHADWPDKGVASTVQVAFYDATNPEARAFLWSKVRDNYLEPYGITSFWLDACEPELKPGFQENLRYWAGPGLEVGNMYPRENARAFHEGMLAAGESEVVTLNRSAWAGSQRYGAALWSGDIGTDFATLRRQIAAGLNTSLSGIPWWNTDIGGFHGGDPDDPAYREVMIRWFQFGALSPLMRLHGFRDPGTPLGPEMTGGPNEVWSYGEEAGAILEKYLHLRERLKPYVLEVMREAHEEGLPVMRPLFLEFPGDQAAWSVDDAYLFGRDLLVAPVLTAGATARTAYLPAGARWTDAWTGEVYQGGAAVTVDAPLDRIPLFLRDGARLPVTG, from the coding sequence ATGAATCAGCCTGCCGAGAACCGCCCCGGACAGCCGGCACAGCCCGGCCCGGGGTCCGCCAGTCTGGCCCAGTCCTCCCCCACCGTCGGTACGTTCCGCGAACGCGACGGCGCGCTGGAATGGAGCGGCCGCCAGGAGACCGTACGCATCGAGCCGTGGGGTCCCGACGCCGTCCGGGTCCGGGCCAGGCTCGGCGGGCCCGTCCTGGAGGGTCTGCCCGCCGCCGTGCTCGACGAGCCGCCCGCCGCCGTGGCCACCGTCAAGACCGAGGGCGGCCGGGGTCTGCTGACCGTCGGCGCGCTGACCGTCGAGGTCGACGCCGAGGGGCTGCTCCGCTTCGTCCGCACCGGCGACGGGGCCGAACTCCTCGCCGAGGAACGCGCCCACTTCTGGTGGCCCGGACCGCGCCTCTACACGCCCGTCGGCAACGGCCACCACCGCCTGGAGCAGCGCTTCGCCGCGTACGACGGCGAGAAGCTGTACGGACTGGGACAGCACCAGCACGGGCTGCTCGACCAGAAGGGCGCCGTCCTCGACCTGGTCCAGCGCAACGCCGAGGTGACCATCCCCGTCCTCACGTCCAACCGTGGCTACACCCTGCTGTGGAACAGCCCGGCGATCGGCCGCGTCGAGCTGGCCGGCAACGGCACGCGCTGGGTGGCGGACTCGGCCCGGCAGATCGACTACTGGATCACGGCGGGCGATCCGGCCGACGCGCAGCGCCGGTACAGCGCGGTGACCGGCCGGACGCCGATGCTGCCCGAGTGGGCGGCGGGCTTCTGGCAGTGCAAGCTGCGCTACCGCACCCAGGACGAACTGCTCGGCGTGGCCCGGGAGTACAAGCGCCGGGGACTGCCCGTCGACGTCATCGTCTGCGACTTCTTCCACTGGACGCACCTGGGCGACTGGAAGTTCGACCCGGCCGAGTGGCCGGACCCGGCGGCGATGCAGCGGGAACTGGCGGAGCTGGGTATCAAGCTCGTCGTGTCCGTCTGGCCGTCCGTCTCCCCGCTCTCCGAGAACCACCAGCTCATGGAGCAGCAGGGCTGGTTCATCGGCACGCAGTACGGGCCCATGGCGCACGCGGACTGGCCGGACAAGGGGGTCGCCTCCACGGTGCAGGTCGCCTTCTACGACGCGACGAACCCCGAGGCCCGTGCGTTCCTCTGGTCGAAGGTCAGGGACAACTACCTGGAGCCGTACGGGATCACGTCGTTCTGGCTGGACGCCTGCGAGCCCGAGCTGAAGCCGGGCTTCCAGGAGAACCTGCGCTACTGGGCGGGCCCCGGGCTCGAAGTGGGCAACATGTACCCACGTGAGAACGCCCGCGCCTTCCACGAGGGCATGCTGGCGGCCGGCGAGAGCGAGGTCGTCACCCTCAACCGCTCGGCCTGGGCGGGCAGTCAGCGCTACGGCGCCGCCCTGTGGTCCGGCGACATCGGCACCGACTTCGCGACCCTGCGCCGCCAGATAGCGGCGGGCCTCAACACCTCGCTGTCCGGCATCCCGTGGTGGAACACCGACATCGGCGGCTTCCACGGCGGCGACCCGGACGACCCGGCGTACCGCGAGGTGATGATCCGCTGGTTCCAGTTCGGCGCGCTGTCCCCGCTGATGCGCCTGCACGGCTTCCGCGACCCGGGCACCCCCCTCGGCCCGGAGATGACCGGCGGCCCGAACGAGGTGTGGTCGTACGGCGAGGAGGCGGGCGCGATCCTGGAGAAGTACCTGCACCTGCGCGAGCGCCTGAAGCCGTACGTGCTGGAGGTCATGCGCGAGGCCCACGAGGAGGGCCTGCCGGTGATGCGGCCGCTGTTCCTGGAGTTCCCCGGGGACCAGGCGGCCTGGTCGGTGGACGACGCGTACCTCTTCGGCCGGGACCTGCTGGTCGCGCCGGTGCTCACGGCGGGCGCGACGGCCCGTACCGCGTATCTTCCGGCGGGGGCGCGCTGGACGGACGCGTGGACCGGCGAGGTGTACCAGGGGGGCGCGGCCGTGACCGTGGACGCCCCGCTGGACCGCATCCCGCTGTTCCTGCGGGACGGCGCGCGGCTGCCCGTGACGGGGTAG